From the Xylella fastidiosa genome, the window AAATAATTTAAATGAATTTTGAATGAGGGGCGATGTATCATCCGTTCGCGGCATTCAAGAACTCATGTCGAAGGAATTAATAGATGTCTGCATCATTTTCGCCACATACAATTACACTTATAAAATCTACAGTGCCATTATTGGCCGAACATGGCACAACTATCATCGAAGCCATGTACCATCGATTGTTCGAAGATCCGCAGATTGAGGCGCTGTTCAATCAGGCAAACCAGAAGAACGGCACTCAAATCCATGCACTTGCTGGAGCGATACTGGCGTACGCTCGCAATATTGATAACCCGGGTGTGCTTGCATCAGCGATTGAAAGAATTTCACAAAAGCATGTTGGTTATGCAATCCATCCAGAACATTATCCTCATGTCGCAACCGCTTTACTGGGTGCGATTAAGCAAGTCTTGGGTGACGTTGCCACATCAGAAGTGTTGGAAGCCTGGGGAGAAGCGTATTGGTTTATTGCAAATCTTTTAAAAGATCGGGAAGCAGTGATTCGTGAGGGGATCATGACCAAGAACGGTGGGTGGATCCACTGGCGGCGTTTTGTCATTTCCAAGCGTATTCCTGAAAGTGAAACGATTACTTCGTTTATGCTGCATCCTGAGGATGGTGGGCCGGTTGTCCCCCATCAGGCCGGACAATATCTTACGTTTCGTTTCGATGCAGCCGGCATGCCGGGTATGAAACGCAATTACTCTATTTCCTGTGGTCCTAATAGCGACCATTATCGGATTACCGTTAAACGTGAACACGGCACAGGGGCATCGGCTTTTCTACACGATCAAGCGAAAGTTGGAACGATTATCGAATGTACGCCGCCTGTGGGTGATTTTTTCCTTCCCAGTGTGATTGAAAGGCCAATCGTTCTTTTATCTGGTGGTGTCGGATTAACACCAATGGTGAGCATGATGGAGCAGATCGCTGAAGCGTATCCTGATGCGCAGGTATGGTATGTCCATGGTACTCAGAATCGAGAAACACATGCGATGGATGCTCATATTCGTGCTTTAGTGAGTCGACACAAGCATATGAAAGCCACGACGTTCTATACACAACGTAGTGAAGCCGATGATGCGGAAGCCGGGTTTATCACCATTGATTGGTTGCGAGCCAATACACCGTTTCAAAAGGCCGATTTTTACCTTTGTGGCCCGCGTCCCTTCTTGCGCACTTTTGTTCGTGATCTGATCGGTGCTGGTGTGCCAGCAGCACAGGTTCATTATGAATTTTTCGGTCCGATGGATGAAGAAATGGCCGCATAATGGTGTGATCCTACTAGATAAATTCAAGGCATTGCATTGTTTCATATCGTCTATTATTTCTATTAATAAATGCGCGGAAAAAATTCCATTGTTGTCGTGGATATGCAAGATGAAGCTGATTATTCCATCGTATTTTCTTGGATCTAAGCGGCAAGAGGAATGCCGAGTTGTTGTGATGGGTCGACGAAGTATTTCATATCGCAGCGTGTAAAATCATGTTGGATTGGCTCTCAGTGACGGCCATCGTATTGAGATGAGGATGTATAGTCCTTCAGAGTTTTGATTTGTACATTCTTCAGGTTTATTTGGTGTGCCGTTGACTGCGATAAAAAGTTGTTCAAACGGCATCACCTTGTTGTCTAACCGATGTGCTCTCATTAGTTGTGATGCTTAATCCAGGCTCAGCTTTCTTATAAAAACAAAAAGTGAGGTATCAACGAAGGGGAGGTAGTATGCAGATACGATTGCAACAAAACATTGTTGATGGTGCGATATCGTCAGAACGATTCTGATTTGGAGATTTTCTTTGTGGTGCGGTTGTGGCCGAGGCGATAGATATTGAGCTTATATGAGTGGATAAAATGTTCCTGCATTACCTTTTTTGAAAGATGAGCTTGGATTTATTGAATGGTTGGTTGAGTTTCGTATGTTCATATCTTCTTCTAATTTATAGCACGTCAAGACAATGAGGGAGCATAAGATCATTGCTTGGTGCTAGTACCATGAAAATTGGAACCTCGGCGGAAACATTCTGTTTTTTTGAAAAAATCTCCACTTTTTTCATTAGAAGGAAATTTCAAAGAAACGTTGAAGAGTGATTGTGGTATTGATGCACTGGGTGAATGTGCATTTTCCATTGAGCGCGTTGTCTTGTAATGCGTTATGCCACTTGATAAATTAACTCTCAGAGAGAGGATGATTACTGCAGATGCCGAAAATATGACAGGCTATTACGCTGATTGGCTGCATTGAATCTGGAGTATCAATGTGCGCACTATGTTGTAAGGTTTTATGTCAATGAAAATAAATTATGGAGTATTGATTCAATCAATAGATATAAACGGCATTGAGGTTGATTAGTAGGAAGTGTTTCTCAGTATTATATTTAAGCGTTATAAAATATGATCGAACACGGATAAAAATACAAGAGTATTGTTATCTGTTATCTGTTATCTGTTATCTGTTATCTGTTATCTGTTATCTGTTATCTGTTATCTGTTATCTGTTATCTGTTATCTGTTATCTGTTATCTGTTATCTGTTATCTGTTATCTGTTATCTATGTCTTTGGGTAGAGATAAGGCGGTAAGAGAGACAGTCTTACTATTGCGTGTTCCGTGTAATGAAACACTGTAAAAAAAGAGATCTGCAGTTTGCAACGCTCTATAGGCAGTGTTTGACTATATCGAATGCGCATCAATAGCAGAAATACAACTCACTCGCTGAGAGATAATCCAGATCCATTAATACATTAATATGGATTGATTGATATGCGATGCAGTAGAAACGCTTGCATACTGACTTGAAGTCTCCATCTCAAAGTTCGCCGTGGCCAGCTAGCATCGCGTCATAAAACGATTGGCTATCTGTATAGGGGATAGAGAGACTCCATCTGTTTCTAGAATATCTTGAAGATGGATCCATTTGCGATCTAGTACTGTGTCAGTCGGATGATGCTCATCTAATGGTTTTAGCTTGCTTGATCGTTGTCATTATTGTCGGTACGGGTGGTTAAGGTGTCGACATTAGGAGCAAGAGGATAGGTCTGAATGAGATCAACGTTGTGCGTTGTCTTTCTGTTGGGAGCGGGCATACAAACGAACCAGTGAGTGGCTACACTGTGTCGATTCGATAGGGAGATAGCAATGCATTGGGTGCTTTTATTGTTGGCCATTGCTGCGATGGGTGTTGCCTTTTTCATACCGCAGATTTGGCTGCTGTTGGTGACACTTTTCGGTGCGCTGGGCTTGTTGTTGTTTTGGACGTGTGTGCAATATTCCAAGGAGTATCGTCACCGCAACCACGACATTAGAAGTATGGTTGATGAAGTTGAATTACAGAGGTTGCAGGAATTGGCTGCAGTCCGCAGGTTATCTCCTGTTGTTGGGGGTAATGATGATGTCGGTGGAATAAATAAATGAGTCAGCGTACT encodes:
- the hmpA gene encoding NO-inducible flavohemoprotein; this translates as MSASFSPHTITLIKSTVPLLAEHGTTIIEAMYHRLFEDPQIEALFNQANQKNGTQIHALAGAILAYARNIDNPGVLASAIERISQKHVGYAIHPEHYPHVATALLGAIKQVLGDVATSEVLEAWGEAYWFIANLLKDREAVIREGIMTKNGGWIHWRRFVISKRIPESETITSFMLHPEDGGPVVPHQAGQYLTFRFDAAGMPGMKRNYSISCGPNSDHYRITVKREHGTGASAFLHDQAKVGTIIECTPPVGDFFLPSVIERPIVLLSGGVGLTPMVSMMEQIAEAYPDAQVWYVHGTQNRETHAMDAHIRALVSRHKHMKATTFYTQRSEADDAEAGFITIDWLRANTPFQKADFYLCGPRPFLRTFVRDLIGAGVPAAQVHYEFFGPMDEEMAA